One Bacteroidota bacterium genomic region harbors:
- a CDS encoding PadR family transcriptional regulator — protein MNIENTKAQMRKGVLEFCILSILSDGDAYPTEIIERMKLARLVVVEGTLYPLLTRLKNMDLLTYRWEESTSGPPRKYYRLTETGISFLRELEATWDELVASVEQVTQKPQQQAISAAVPFNPEAAPQPEKQANNHTTTNDNTEVQ, from the coding sequence ATGAACATTGAGAACACCAAAGCCCAGATGCGCAAAGGGGTGCTGGAGTTTTGCATTCTCTCCATTCTTTCAGACGGAGATGCTTACCCCACCGAAATTATTGAACGCATGAAACTGGCCCGGCTTGTAGTGGTGGAAGGCACGCTCTATCCGCTGCTTACCCGCCTGAAAAACATGGACTTACTCACCTACCGCTGGGAAGAATCAACCTCAGGGCCGCCGCGTAAATATTACCGGCTTACCGAAACAGGTATTAGTTTTTTACGCGAACTGGAAGCCACCTGGGACGAACTGGTGGCCTCGGTAGAGCAGGTTACCCAAAAGCCGCAGCAGCAGGCCATATCAGCCGCAGTGCCTTTTAATCCGGAAGCTGCTCCGCAGCCCGAAAAACAAGCAAACAACCACACAACCACCAACGATAATACTGAAGTACAATGA